A window of Leptospira dzoumogneensis genomic DNA:
TGTAATCGAGAATCCGAATGTTTCCGGTCAACCTACGATTTACGCATCTACGGATTGCCCGCTGGCTGAATCTGATATCATCACAGATGGTACTACTAAATTTAATATCTCCGGATCGGATCCTTATACATATACGAGCAATGGTACTAGCGGATCTTTCTACTTTTTACTTTATATCGTAGGCTCAGGTACTCCTCCGGCAGCTACTGTAGACTATAACGATAACTAATAAACTCTTTCGGGACCTGGTGGAATTTACCAGGTCCATTCACTTCTTCCCCGAACTTTTAATAATCGCATCCACCATTTCAGGTAAATCGTCTAACGCGGAAATTTTCCCTGTTAGTTTCCAGATCTGTAATACACCTTCGTAACTAGCGAAAATTTTTCGAGCCAAGGATTGGGTATCCGCGTTTTTGGGGATTTGCCCCTTCTTCTGCCTTTCTTTTAAATAGATAGAGAGAAATTCCACGGTCCTCAGGGCCAATTTTTTGACTTCTTCCGAGATAGAAGGAGAGGTGGATGCGATTTGTGCCGCGGTATTTGCCATTGGGCAGCCTGCAAATTCACTATTTCTGGTCTGTCTTCTCAGGATATGTGTCCAAGCTTGTATAAAGTCTCTGGCATTCTCCGATCTGGATTGCAGCTTTTCTAATAAGACTAGTTGTTCTTTCCCATAAAATTCTATATATGCCTTTCCTAATAGGTCCTTGGAAGGGTAATAATCGTAAAAGCTTGCCTTTGCCGTCTGGGATTCTTGGATGATCTGGTTGATCCCTGTATTCGCATAACCTTGGGTCTGGAAAAGCCTGACTGCCGTTTCCAAAATCCTGTCTTTTACCCCTTTTTCTTTGGTTGACATTTTTCTCTTCCTGGGATCGAATAACAGACAGACTTGTCTGTTCGGTTCTTTCTTCTTCCAGAAAGAACGAAATTTGTTAAAATGCAAGTCTAAATCGGAGGTTCAAGTGTCTTCTTTATCCCCAGAAACCGAATCAATTGATATATCAGGGATCGCTTCCAGCGTAGAAGAAGCGGTCTTTACCCGTCACAGTATCAGGGACTATCTTTCTAAACCTGTGGAAGATTCCGTATTAAAGGAATTATTTTCCAAATCTCTTCGGGCCCCCAGTTGGAAAAACAGCCAACCTTGGAAGGTCCATGTGGTGAGCGGCGCTAAGAGGGATAGAATGGCGGAACTATTACAAGAAAGGGCAAAACAATCCGAAACTCCCGCGCCGGATACGATTTGGCCTACTGGTTTTCCGGCGGATGCGAAGCGTAGAATGTTCGATCTTGGAATGAAAATTTACGGTGCTGCAGGGATCGAAAGAAAGGATAAGGAAGCCAGAGATAAGTTTATGCTCCGAAACTTCGAGTTTTTTGGAGCCCCTACTGCGGTGTTCATAACGACCGAATTCGAGCTGAACTTTTATATCGCATTGGACATAGGCTGTTTTTTGAATACAGTTATGCTTCTTGCCAGAAGTTACGGATTGGGGACCGTTCCCCAAGCGGCATTATCCGCATTTCCGGAAGTCGTCCGAAAAGAATTGGGTCTGGCAGGATCCGAAAAAATTGTATGCGGTTTAAGTTTGGGTTATCCTAAACCGGATTCAACATTAAATAAGTTTCATACTCCAAGGGAAGAAGTTTCCGATTTAGTGAAATTTTACGCATAAAAATATTCGGCACGGAACTCGCTGAGCTCGGAATTTTCAAAGTCCTAGCTCAGTGGTCTTCCACGATCTTAACGCAAAATTAACGCGTTTATAGCTTACTCTCACACAGGTTCGCATTGACGAATTCCAAAAAACAGGTTAGATTTTTGGAATAGACGGAAAAGACCGATCCGCCTGGGAGGAATCTTGTCTTATACATTTCTGATCGTTTTAGTTATCGCATTATGCGGTTATCTCTCCTTCTCCATTTTAAAACCGGAAAAATTTTAGGAGATTTAGATGAACGGAAACGACTCTATCTTCTTCTTTTTATATTTTGCAGTTCTATTTCTTTTTTCGCCCTTTTTAGGAATTTATATAGCGGATGTTCTCAAGGGAAAAATTTCCGAACGATTTACGATCCTTTCTAAATTCGAATCTTTCCTATATAAGATTTCTGGAATAAAAGAAGACCAAGGCTCCGATTGGAAAGTTTATCTGCTCGATATCGGGATTTTTACTCTTTTAAGTTTAGCCTTGGTCGTATTGGGCCTTCATTTTCAGGATCTTCTTCCCGGAAATCCGGAAGGTAAATCCGGAGTTTCCTGGGATCTGGCTTGGAATACTTCCGTGAGTTTTGTGACCAATACGAATTGGCAGGCTTACTCCGGCGAAGTTTCTCTTTCTTATTTAAGCCAGATGTTACTCCTAGGGGTGCAGAATTTTGTAAGCGCGGGAGTAGGGATGGCAGTATTTGCCGCTATGGCAAGAGGAATGATCTCTAAACCGGGAGAGTCATCCGGAATAGGGAACTTCTATATCGATCTAACCAGAAGTATATTATATATTCTTTTACCGATTTCGCTGCTCGTGGCATTCGTTTTAGTTTCTCAAGGAGTCGTAATGGATTTTTCCAAGTATGTGGATTCGATCGGGATCGAAGGTCATACGGTAAAAATTCCGCTCGGTCCTGCCGCTTCTCAAATAGCGATCAAACAATTGGGAACGAATGGAGGAGGATTTTTCGGAGTTAATTCCGCTCATCCTTTTGAGAACCCTACGGTCTTTTCCAATTGGGTACAATGTATTTTGATCCTGCTTCTCCCGGGAGCATTACCTTTTGCTTATGGAAGATGGGTCGGTTCCTGGAAGGCAGGACTTTCCGTCTTTTTCGGAATGACTCTTCTTTTTCTATTAAGTCTTTCCATATCCCTTTGGTCGGAAAGTAATTTTGCCGGCAATTGGGAAGGCAAGGAGACCAGATTCGGAATCGCCCAGAGTGTTCTATGGGGAATGGCGACTACTGCAGCATCTAACGGTTCAGTGAACTCAATGCACGATAGTTTTTCTCCTCTTGCGGGAGGATTAGCGGTTTGGAATATTCTTTTAGGTGAAGTTGTATTCGGCGGTGTAGGCGTTGGACTTATTGGAATGTTATTCTATGTAGTTCTTACCGTGTTTATCGCCGGACTTATGGTGGGTCGCACTCCAGAATATTTAGGAAAAAAAATTGAAGCAAAAGAAGTAAAACTTGCACTCCTAGGAGTTTTAGTCCCGGGACTTTGTATTCTTTTATTCACCGCATTTTCTCTTCTTCATGGATCCTCTCTTTCTTCTAGGACAAATATGGGGCCTCATGGTCTGACTGAAATTTTATACGCATTCGCATCAGCATCCGGGAATAACGGATCCGCATTCGCTGGTTTGAATGTGAATACTCCATTTTATAATATAACTCTTTCCTTTTGTATGCTTGTGGGGAGATTCGCGGTCATCATTCCTGCTTTGGGACTTGGAGGTGCTTTACTGGGCAAAAAGATCGCCCCAAAGGGAGAAGGTACTTTCTCCACGGAAAGTCCACTGTTTGTGTTACTTCTTCTTTCCGTGATCTTCTTGGTAGGAGCTCTGACATTTCTGCCCGTTTTGGTTTTGGGGCCCGGAAGTGAGCATATTATTTTGCATTCCGGCCCTAAGTTTTAAGGTTAAATATTATGAAAAATAAAAGCACTTCCTTTTTCCAAGATCCAAAATTTTTACTAAAAGCGATCTTGGATTCTTTTGTAAAATTAGATCCGAGGGTCCAGTGGAAAAACCCAGTGATGTTTATCGTGTATATTGGGGCAATATTAAGTTCTTATGATATCGTTTTTCATCCGGTAAATTTAAGTTTCGGCCTGCAAATTTCTATTTGGTTATGGGCCACGGTTCTATTCGCGAATTTTGCGGAAGCATTGGCGGAAGGCAGAGGAAAGGCAAAAGCGGAGTCCTTGAAAAAAACGAGAAAGGAATCCAAGGCAAACAAATTAAACGGAAGTTCCGTTATTATAGTTCCTTCTTCCGAGTTAAAAACCGGAGACAAAGTGGTTTGTCAGGCAGGAGATCAGATCCCGGGCGACGGCGAGGTGGTAGAAGGTATCGCTTCCGTAGATGAGTCGGCTATTACAGGAGAGTCTGCGCCGGTGATCCGAGAATCAGGAGGAGATAGATCTGCGGTCACCGGGGGCACAAAAGTCCTAAGTGATAAGATCGTAGTTCGGATCACGACGGATCCTGGAAAAACTTTCATAGATAAGATGATCTCTCTTGTGGAAGGTGCTTCCAGACAGAAGACTCCGAACGAGATTGCGCTCTCCATTCTTCTTTCCGCATTATCTTTAGTGTTTTTGGTAGCGATCACTTCACTTGTTCCTGTGGTATTCTATAGTCAAAAAGAAGGAGGAGGAAGTCTGGGACTTTCCGGATCTTTTCCTGCGTTAGTTGGTCTTTTGGTATGTTTGATCCCTACCACGATAGGAGGGCTTTTATCTGCGATTGGGATCAGCGGTATGGACAGATTAATGAGAAGGAACGTAATCGCTAAATCCGGAAGAGCAATCGAAGCAGCGGGAGATATAGACGTTCTACTTTTAGATAAGACCGGAACGATCACTTTGGGAAACAGGATGGCGACCAGATTTGTTCCAGCTCCAGGAATTTCCGAAAAAGATCTGGCAGACGCCGCACAACTTGCATCACTTTCCGATGAAACTCCTGAAGGAAGATCCATCGTAGTACTTGCAAAAGAAAAATTCGATCTAAGAGGAAGGAATTTATCAGAGTTAGGAGGCGGCTTTGTTCCATTCACCGCTAAAAGTAAAATGAGCGGTGTGGACTTTGATCCTGACTCCGAAGGAAAAATAAGACCTTCGATCCGAAAGGGAGCATCCGAATCCATCCGAAATCATATTACAGGTTTAGGCGGAGAATATCCAAAAGAAATTTCTGATATAGTCGATGAGATCGCAAGAGAAGGAGGAACTCCTCTAGTAGTTTCTCAAGGCAGAGATATTTTAGGAGTAATTCATCTAAAAGATATAGTGAAAGGCGGGATCAAAGAAAGATTCGCGAGACTCCGGCAAATGGGGATCAGAACGGTGATGATCACCGGAGACAATGCTCTGACTGCCGCAGCAATCGCTGCAGAAGCCGGGGTGGACGATTTTATCGCGGAAGCAACTCCTGAAACAAAACTAAAACGTATCCGTGAAGAACAGTCCGGCGGAAAGCTCGTGGCTATGATAGGTGATGGAACGAATGACGCTCCGGCTTTAGCACAAGCGGATGTAGGTGTTGCGATGAATACCGGCACCCAAACTGCGAGAGAAGCAGGGAATATGATAGATCTGGATAGTAATCCTACTAAGCTGATCGAGATCGTAGAGATCGGAAAACAACTTTTGATGACAAGGGGTTCTTTGACCACTTTTAGTATAGCGAACGATGTTTCTAAATATTTTGTGATCCTGCCCGCAATGTTTGCCGGATTGTATCCGATCGGAGGAGTAGGTGCTTTATCTATTTTGAATATTCTAGGTTTTGCAAGTCCTGAGTCCGCAGTTTTAAGTGCAGTGATCTTTAATGCGCTTATTCTTGTGTTTTTGGTCCCTCTTGCATTAAAAGGTGTGAGTTATAGACCTGCCGGTGCGGATTCGGTTCTGGCCCGGAATGTGTTTATATACGGATTTGGCGGACTTATACTTCCATTCTTCGGGATCAAAAGTATAGATCTGATCTTAGGTTTTACTAAAGGGATATTTTCATGATAAGAGCGGTTTTACAATTAGGGATCTGGACTCTTTTTTGCGGTATATTCTATCCTGCTATCGTATATGGATTTTCTAAATTAAGTTTTCCTAAGCAAAGTTCAGGCTCCTTGATCGAGGTGGATGGAAAGGTAATCGGTTCCGAGTTATTAGCTCAGCTTTTCGATTCACCTCAATATTTTCAATCTAGACCTTCCGCAATAGGATATGATCCATCGTCTTCCGGGGCTTCTAATCTTGGGCCTACGAGCTTAGATCTTTCTGAAAAGGTGGAGGAAAGAAGATCTTTCTGGGTTGCAAAAGGAGGATCCGAACCTGTACCCTTAGAACTTTTATATTCTTCCGGAAGCGGATTGGATCCGCATTTAAGTCCGGAAGCCGTAAAATATCAAATCCCGATTATTACAAAAACGAAATGGATTTCGAAAGAAAGGTTGGAGCGATTGGTGGAAGAGTCCGTAGAATCTACCGAATGGGGACTATTCGGTCCTGCTAAGATCAATATTCTAAAATTGAATCTAAAGTTGAGATCTATTTATTTAGATGAGAATATTCTGAAAAATTAAAGTATCTATAAAGTGAGACCTCCAGAAGAAAATAGGCCGGATCCGGACGAATTACTTTCCAGGATCGGGGCAGAAGGATCGAAAGTCAGGGGAAAGTTAAAAATTTTCTTCGGAATGGCCGCAGGTGTAGGTAAAACTTTTGAAATGCTTCGGGATGCTCAAAAAGCAAAATCGGAAGGGATCGATGTTTGGATCGGTTATTTAGAAACTCATAATAGAAAGGAAACGGAAGCTCAAGCCGAAGGTCTTTCTATCATTCCCAGAAAAAGATCCAAATATAAATCGGTGGATCTGGAGGAAATGGATCTGGATACAATTCTGGAAAAAAAACCGGACCTGGTCTTGATAGATGAGCTTGCTCATACAAATGTTCCCGGTTCCAGGCATCCTAAAAGATATCAGGATGTTTTGGAAATTTTGGACCAAGGAATAAATGTTTATTCTACTTTGAATGTGCAACATTTGGAAAGCAGGGCAAACATAGTGGAGGAAATTTCGGGAGCTCCTGTTTCCGAAAGGGTTCCTGATTCTATTTTAGAAATCGCTGATGAAGTGGAATTGATCGATCTTGTGCCGGACGATCTGATCAAACGTCTGAAAGAAGGAAAAGTTTATCCTTCCGATAAGGTTCCTCAGGCCTTACATTCTTTTTTTAAGGTCCCGAATCTGACCGCTCTCAGGGAACTTTCCTTAAATTTTACTTCTAAGCTGGTGGACCGGGAACTTTCTCGTTTGGAACCTACAAAGGATTCCAAACTTTCGGATAAAATTTTAGTAGCGGTATCTTCTTCTCCCCAAGCCGCTAATCTGATACGTTATGCAAAACGGATTGCGTTCGGATTAAAATGTACTTGGGTTGCGGTGCATGTGGACGATGGAAACGTATTAACCCGGGAAGAGAAGGATCTGCTAAGGGAAAACTTGGGTCTTGCAAGAGAGTTGGGTGCAGAGATCCTGAATTTTTCGGACAGAGATCCGGTTCTTGGAACAGTAAGAGCAATCAATCGGACTAAGGCAACTCATGTAGTCATAGGAAGAAGTAGTAAGTCCAAACTTTCTAGGATTTTAACGGGCGGTTCATTTGTAGATAAACTGAGCGAACAACCCGGAGATTTTCAGATACTTCTCGCTCCTACTGAAATTATTAAAGAAAGACCTAAGATCCGATTCGGATTTTTTACGAAAGGAACCAGATCCAAACCTATCCAATATTTTCTTTCCTTTCTGGCATTGCTTGGGATCACTTCCTTTAATCTTTTATTGAACATTTTCGCAGGTTATTGGTCTATCGGGCTCGTATATCTGTTTTTTATAATGTTTGTGGCTTTATTTGCTGGGCGGGGACCCGTTTTAGTCACCGCTTCTTTGAGCGCTGTTTTTTGGAATTTTCTGTTCATTCCTCCTAAGTTTACATTCTATATAGAAAAAGTAGAAGATTGGATGATGTTCGGAACTTATTTCGTATTAGCTTTAGTCTTAGGAGCTTTAACCACGAGATTAAGAGATAGAGAAGAGGCATTACAAACGGGAGAAGAGGCACTTTCGGGCCTATACAGACTTTCAGTTGCATTATCTAAAACTCATAGTTTGGATGAGATCGCATCCGTTGCGATAGAAACAATTGGGGACACATTCCGATGTTCCGTTTTGATCTTACTTGCAGATCAGGATTTGTATCTTTCTAATATTCCTCATCCTAAAAGCGGCTTTAAACCGGATATGAAAGAATCTGCTCTGGCTGCTTGGACCTTTCAGAATAGAAAACCATCCGGAAAGGATACGGATACCGTTCCGATGTCTAAAGGTTTATACCTTCCGTTACTCACTCCTGGCGGTTGTTTTGGAGTGATTGGATTAGATAGAGAACAGAAAGAAAGTTTAGGATTAGAAGAAGAGAGTCTTCTGTTTTCTATGTTAAACCAAATTGCTTTGGCATTAGAAAGGATACAACTACTTGGAATTCGTGCAAACGCTAAGCTGGTAGAAGAATCTGAAAAATTTTATTCCGCATTATTCAATTCGGTCAGCCATGATTTTAGGACTCCATTGACCGTAATCCGTGCTTCTTTGGATCTACTAGAAACGGTAGATAATAAAAACGAAAGGGAGAAGTCCGACTTATTTTCGGAGATCAGGATTGCTTATAAAAAATTGGACAGATTAGTAGGAGATCTACTGGATATGTCCAGGTTAGAATCCGGAAGATTGATGCTGGACCTCCAATGGGAAGATCCTGTGGACTTGGTGAATGAAACGATCAAGATCGCTGAGTATGAAAAGGGAGATCATATATTATCAGTCCAAACGGATGAAAGTATGCCTCTTGTCAGAATGGATAGAAGATTGATGATCCAAGTTTTGATCCATCTTTTGCAAAACGCTTTTTTACATACTGAAAAGAACAGCACGGTCGTGGTAAGAGCAAGTGTTCCTAAAGATCATCTGCTATTGACCGTAGAGGATAATGGATCCGGAATTCCTCCCGGACAGGAAGATAGAATTTTTGAGAAGTTCACCAAAGTTTCCGGATCCGCGCAAGGCACAGGATTAGGACTCTCTATCTGTAAGGGACTTGTGGAAGCACAAGGCGGAAAGATCTGGGCGGAGAATAGACAAGAAGGAGGGGCAAGATTTCTGATCCGGATCCCGGTGCTTACTTTTCCTCCTTTGGAGGATTCGATTGTCTAGTCCTATTATATTGCTCATAGACGATGAGATCCAGATCCGTCGATTACTCAGAGTCGCTCTTGAAAAAGAAGGATATAGGGTAGAAGAAGCAATCTCAGTGGACGATGCATTATCAAAAGTTTATATGCTTCGTCCTGATTCTATCATCTTAGATCTAGGTTTACCGGAAAAAGGCGGAGAAGAATTCCTAAAGAAGATCAGAGAGTCAGGTTCAAAAATACCGGTATTAGTTTTAAGCGTTAGAGATTCCGAAAAAGATAAGATCTTTTTGTTGGATAGCGGTGCGGATGATTATCTTACTAAACCTTTTGGGGTTGGAGAATTACTTGCTAGGATCAGAGTATTATTAAGACATTCTTCACCCGAAAAAACGGATGTTAAAGTAAGGATCGGACTTTTGGAATTGGATTTCGGGACTAGGAAAGTTTTGAAAGAAGGTAGGGAAGTGAGACTAACTCCTACAGAATATTCTTTTCTAAAATTGCTGGCGACTTATCCGGGAAAGATAGTGACCCAGACCCAGATCTTAAAAGAACTCTGGGGTCCGAATCAAACGGCAGAATCAGGATATTTGAGAGTTTATGTGAACCAGATCCGTAAAAAAATAGAAAAAGATCCGAGTAATCCTGAGATTTTGATCACAGAACCCGGGGTGGGATATTTTTTGAGATCAAACGAGTAAGTTTCTATTAGTCTTTATAACGGACCAAGAATAATCCTGAGCCGTCCGAAAGTTCCCAATTCCTGAATTCCGTTTCTTCTTCCCAGGTTTCTAGATCGCAGATCACAAGATCTGCTTCGGAAAGTACCTGAGGATTTTCTCCCTTTAGGATGGTGATCTTTTCTTTTTTGAGAAGATTTCTTTCTTTTTGAGAGAATTGAGGAACACGTCCCTTAGGATCCCAGATGGAAAGTTTGGCTCCTATGTTTTTGGCCATTGCCAAAGCGAATCCTAATAGTTTTACGTCCTTATCCGAGTAAACTGCTAAGATAAAACGATCTAGTTCCTTTAATTTTTCTGCGACGAGTATTCCTGCGTTTGTTTCCGATTCGGAGAGAAGTGTTCTGATCTTTCCTCCTAATACATCGTCGCTGAACAATGATTTGGCGCCGCCGGTCAGGAATATATTATAATTTCCTGATTGGATCGTTTTGAGTATGTCTCTTGTGACATTATCGGAAGGTTTATATAGAGTATTCAGCTTGATCCCGAGTTCTTTAGAAAGTTTGAATAGAGGTTCGAAACTTTTTTTCTCATATTTCTGAGCTGTTTTGCCTGAGATCCAAGAATCCGGAGTAAGGTGAAGTGCGGTCACTTCTTTGCTCTTATTTCCGTTTTGGAATAATCCGGAAGCAAGTCTTAATAGATCCACACCTCTGGAATGTAATGCAAACGCGAGTAATATACCTTCTTCTCTTTTAGCTTTGACAACCGAGAATATTCTCTCTATTAAATTCAAACTTGGACCAGTCATATAAGTTGTGACCAGGGCCATAAGTACCATCATGGAGAATATCTGAGAGGATAATACTCCGATATCGTAGCCGATATTGAGTACGATCAACTCCATGAGTCCTCTGGTGTTCATGAGTGCGCCCAAGGATAAGGAATCTTTCCAGTTGTTTCCGGACGCCCTCGCCGCGATAGCACTTCCTGCGAATTTACCGACAATCGCTACCGTAAGTACCATAGCGAAGTCCCACCATAGATTGCCTTGGTTCAATAGCCCGATCTGGGTCCTAATACCGGTTAACGCGAAGAATAATGGAAGAAAGATCGCAGTGCTTAGATCTTCCACCTTCTCGGCTAAAAGGGTGCGTAGTTTCGGTTTGTCGGGCATTACAACCCCTGCCAAAAACGCTCCGAATAACGCGTGTATTCCGATGGATTCCGTGATCCAAGCGGATGCGATCGGGAAAAGTAAGAATAGAGCCACCGCCATTTTGGTGAATGCTTCTCTGTTTGTGAAAATCCCTCCCGCTCTGTGCATTGCAGGCTGCACGATCTTCCACATTATAATAACATAAATGATCGCAAGGATTATGGTGAATAACGCCGCTAAAAGTCCTCCAGCTTGAACAAGAGCGATCACTACTGCGAGTAAACACCAAGCCGTCAAATCGTCGGAAGCCGCACAAGTGAGTGCTAGCCCGCCTAACCTTGTTTTGGTCATCCCCCTTTCTTGGACGATACGAGCGAGTACTGGAAATGCAGTGATACTCATTCCTATCCCCATGAATAAGGAGAAGGATAAGAATGTGACATTGGGAGGAGCCAATGTTTTGTAAATGGAAAGTGCTAAGATCGCTCCGAGTAAGAACGGTAGAAGAATGCTCGCATGAGAGATTAATATTGCAGAGTCCGCTTGGTTTCGGAGGATCTTTAGATCCAATTCCATTCCGACTACGAACATGAAAAATACTAAACCGATCTGGCTTAATAATTGTAAGGAACTTAAAGAAATTTTAGGAAATAAGAATTGATACTGTTCCGGGAATAATAGCCCGAACAAGGAAGGGCCTAATAATATACCTGCAAGTATCTCTCCCACTACGAATGGTTGTCTTACGATTACCGCAAGTTTACCCATCACTCTAGTGGCTGCAATTACGACTCCGATTTGTAATAATAGAAGTGGAAGAGGTTCATGAAAACCTTTCCAGAGTTTTGCTCCCGCTTTTTTCCAAATATCTAGCGGATCTTCAGTGGATTCGACCGAAGTAGAAGAACTTGCTTCAACGAGAACAACCTTACCAATTTCTAATGACTTACCTTGTTTCGTTATGAAAACAAAGGCCCCGAAAGAAAATACTAATAGAGTAATATAGAAGATCGCGTTTCGTTTCATCCTTAGAATCGAAAACCCTCTGAATGTTGGAGTTCCTCCATACTATAAAAATGGAAAGAATGGGAAAAGAATAATACTTAGTTGGATGAATAGAAATATTTTTCCCAAAACCCTTTATCTCTTAGATATTCCATGCCGAACTTTGCAGCCTCTAAGGGGGATAATGTTTCGGATTCACTCTCTATTCTGGATAAGAATAGATAAGATTTTTTCGGTCCCTTCCAAAAGAACCAATACCAAGAGACTGATCTTCCTTGGGCGTATCCCGTTGCTGAATCGGAATAAAAACCGGAGAAGTTCCCAAAGTTGCCGTCTAATCTATGTGTGCCTGTTGGGTTTTTGATCTCACCTGGATCCCTTTCCAGACCGCTTAAAATCGAGTTTAGGTTTTTCTTTCTGACCTCTAACTCTCCATTGAATAGTTTCCATAAGAAGATATAGAACTCTTCAGCAGTCCAAGAATATCCTCCGTCCATCCAAAATGATTTAGAAGGTTCGAAAGGAATTGATGCAGTGAGTCCAACAGAGGATAACCAGGTCCTAAGTTTAGCGGTTCCGGTATCCGTCCAGATCTTCTGGAAATACCAAACAGCGGAACTTTCTAAAGAAGACTTTAGATTCTGCTCCTTCTGCCATCTGATGTACGGGAATTTGGTTTTGTCCCAGGGAAAATATCCATGCGGATCTTTTAATGTTCCAAGTTCCAATGCCGCGAGAGCAAGCACCGGTTGGAATAC
This region includes:
- a CDS encoding cation:proton antiporter — translated: MKRNAIFYITLLVFSFGAFVFITKQGKSLEIGKVVLVEASSSTSVESTEDPLDIWKKAGAKLWKGFHEPLPLLLLQIGVVIAATRVMGKLAVIVRQPFVVGEILAGILLGPSLFGLLFPEQYQFLFPKISLSSLQLLSQIGLVFFMFVVGMELDLKILRNQADSAILISHASILLPFLLGAILALSIYKTLAPPNVTFLSFSLFMGIGMSITAFPVLARIVQERGMTKTRLGGLALTCAASDDLTAWCLLAVVIALVQAGGLLAALFTIILAIIYVIIMWKIVQPAMHRAGGIFTNREAFTKMAVALFLLFPIASAWITESIGIHALFGAFLAGVVMPDKPKLRTLLAEKVEDLSTAIFLPLFFALTGIRTQIGLLNQGNLWWDFAMVLTVAIVGKFAGSAIAARASGNNWKDSLSLGALMNTRGLMELIVLNIGYDIGVLSSQIFSMMVLMALVTTYMTGPSLNLIERIFSVVKAKREEGILLAFALHSRGVDLLRLASGLFQNGNKSKEVTALHLTPDSWISGKTAQKYEKKSFEPLFKLSKELGIKLNTLYKPSDNVTRDILKTIQSGNYNIFLTGGAKSLFSDDVLGGKIRTLLSESETNAGILVAEKLKELDRFILAVYSDKDVKLLGFALAMAKNIGAKLSIWDPKGRVPQFSQKERNLLKKEKITILKGENPQVLSEADLVICDLETWEEETEFRNWELSDGSGLFLVRYKD
- a CDS encoding penicillin-binding transpeptidase domain-containing protein, translating into MNRIFRFSFAVLLLSCSVKTGTDSPAVQKEELNLSDRKVCLFLAEMEEGTLLKVGEDNCKKSSPSMYVFQPVLALAALELGTLKDPHGYFPWDKTKFPYIRWQKEQNLKSSLESSAVWYFQKIWTDTGTAKLRTWLSSVGLTASIPFEPSKSFWMDGGYSWTAEEFYIFLWKLFNGELEVRKKNLNSILSGLERDPGEIKNPTGTHRLDGNFGNFSGFYSDSATGYAQGRSVSWYWFFWKGPKKSYLFLSRIESESETLSPLEAAKFGMEYLRDKGFWEKYFYSSN